A genomic stretch from Rhodobacterales bacterium HKCCA1288 includes:
- a CDS encoding 2-isopropylmalate synthase translates to MTNEKNRVLIFDTTLRDGEQSPGATMSHAEKLEIAALLDEMGVDIIEAGFPIASEGDFAAVSEIAKQTQNATICGLARANFKDIDRCWEAVRYAKSPRIHTFIGTSPQHRAIPNLSMDQMAERIHETVSHARNLCDNIQWSPMDATRTEWEYLKRVVEIAIKAGATTINIPDTVGYTAPRESARLIERLIADVPGAEDVIFATHCHNDLGMATANALAAVEGGARQIECTINGLGERAGNTALEEVVMAMRVRNDIMPYHTRVDAKKIMHISRRVSTVSGFAVQFNKAIVGKNAFAHESGIHQDGMLKSADTFEIMRPEDIGLSGTSLPLGKHSGRAALRAKLKDLGFELADNQLNDVFVRFKALADRKKEVFDDDIIALVTDAGAIDASDHLELKFLRVICGTEAPQNADLVIRVGDEEKTVVATGDGPVDAAFNAVKQAFPHSARLQLYQVHAVTEGTDAQATVSVRMEEDGRIATAQSADTDTVVASVKAYINALNRLILRRGKAGGDRKEVSYRDAN, encoded by the coding sequence ATGACGAACGAGAAAAACCGCGTCTTGATTTTTGACACGACATTGCGCGATGGCGAACAAAGCCCGGGCGCGACCATGAGCCATGCTGAAAAGCTCGAGATCGCAGCCCTTCTTGACGAGATGGGTGTTGATATCATCGAGGCAGGCTTTCCAATTGCCTCCGAGGGTGATTTTGCGGCTGTCTCCGAGATTGCCAAGCAAACCCAAAATGCCACGATCTGCGGCCTTGCGCGTGCGAATTTCAAAGACATTGACCGCTGCTGGGAGGCGGTTCGCTACGCCAAAAGCCCGCGCATCCACACTTTTATCGGCACTTCGCCCCAACACCGCGCGATCCCGAACCTCTCGATGGATCAAATGGCCGAGCGCATCCACGAGACAGTCAGCCATGCGCGCAATCTTTGCGACAATATCCAATGGTCGCCGATGGACGCCACCCGCACCGAATGGGAGTATCTCAAGCGCGTTGTAGAAATTGCCATCAAGGCAGGCGCGACCACCATCAACATCCCCGACACAGTCGGCTACACAGCCCCCCGCGAGAGCGCGCGCCTGATTGAGCGCCTTATCGCGGATGTGCCTGGCGCAGAGGATGTCATCTTCGCCACCCATTGTCACAATGACCTCGGCATGGCGACCGCCAATGCCTTGGCCGCAGTGGAGGGCGGGGCGCGTCAGATTGAATGCACCATCAACGGCTTGGGTGAGCGGGCAGGAAACACCGCCCTTGAGGAGGTCGTGATGGCCATGCGCGTGCGCAATGACATCATGCCCTATCACACCCGCGTGGATGCTAAGAAAATCATGCACATCTCGCGCCGTGTCAGCACAGTTTCTGGGTTTGCTGTGCAGTTCAACAAGGCGATTGTCGGCAAAAATGCCTTTGCGCATGAATCTGGCATCCACCAAGATGGAATGCTGAAATCGGCCGATACGTTCGAGATCATGCGCCCCGAGGATATCGGCCTCTCTGGGACATCGCTGCCACTGGGCAAGCACTCTGGTCGCGCGGCCTTGCGCGCGAAGCTCAAGGATTTGGGCTTTGAATTGGCCGATAATCAGCTCAACGATGTATTCGTGCGCTTCAAAGCATTGGCAGACCGCAAGAAAGAAGTGTTTGACGATGATATCATCGCCTTGGTGACAGATGCAGGTGCCATTGATGCCTCTGACCATTTGGAACTGAAATTCCTGCGTGTCATCTGCGGCACCGAAGCCCCCCAGAATGCGGATCTGGTGATCCGTGTGGGCGATGAGGAAAAAACTGTTGTGGCAACGGGAGATGGCCCTGTGGATGCCGCCTTTAATGCGGTCAAACAAGCCTTCCCACATTCGGCCCGTTTGCAACTTTACCAAGTGCATGCGGTGACCGAAGGCACCGATGCGCAAGCCACCGTATCCGTGCGGATGGAAGAAGATGGACGCATTGCAACCGCGCAATCAGCAGATACCGATACCGTTGTGGCAAGCGTTAAGGCCTATATCAACGCGCTTAATCGTCTGATCCTGCGGCGTGGGAAAGCGGGCGGCGACCGCAAGGAAGTTTCCTATCGGGACGCAAACTAA
- a CDS encoding rod shape-determining protein: MAFGLGRLFTADMAIDLGTANTLVYVRGKGVVLNEPSVVAYQVKDGVKKALAFGEDAKLMLGRTPGSIQAIRPMRDGVIADFDVAEEMIKHFIRKVHKSTTFTKPKIIVCVPHGATPVEKRAIRQSVLGAGARKAGLISEPIAAAIGAGMPITDPTGNMVVDIGGGTTEVAVLSLADVVYARSVRVGGDRMDEAIISYLRRQHNLLVGESTAERIKTTIGTAIMPRDGKGQVMAIRGRDLLNGVPKEIELNQAHVAEALSEPVQQICEAVMSALEATPPDLAADIVDRGVMLTGGGALLGELDLALREQTGLAISVADESLNCVALGTGKALEYEKQLRHAIDYES; this comes from the coding sequence ATGGCCTTTGGACTTGGACGACTATTCACTGCCGATATGGCGATTGATTTGGGCACCGCAAACACGCTGGTCTATGTGCGTGGCAAGGGCGTTGTTCTTAACGAACCCTCCGTGGTGGCTTATCAAGTCAAGGACGGCGTGAAAAAGGCACTGGCCTTTGGCGAAGATGCTAAGCTGATGCTGGGCCGCACCCCTGGTTCCATTCAGGCAATCCGTCCGATGCGGGACGGGGTGATTGCAGATTTTGATGTTGCGGAAGAGATGATCAAACATTTCATTCGCAAAGTGCATAAAAGCACAACTTTCACTAAGCCAAAGATCATCGTTTGCGTGCCGCACGGGGCCACCCCCGTTGAAAAGCGCGCAATTCGTCAGTCCGTGTTGGGCGCAGGCGCGCGCAAGGCGGGCCTGATCTCAGAACCCATCGCAGCCGCCATTGGCGCAGGGATGCCCATCACAGACCCAACGGGCAACATGGTGGTTGATATTGGCGGTGGCACCACAGAGGTGGCGGTCTTGTCACTTGCAGATGTGGTCTATGCCCGCTCCGTTCGGGTCGGCGGCGACCGCATGGATGAGGCGATCATCTCCTATCTGCGCCGTCAGCATAACTTGCTTGTTGGGGAAAGCACGGCTGAGCGGATCAAAACAACCATCGGCACGGCAATCATGCCGCGTGATGGCAAAGGGCAAGTGATGGCAATCCGTGGCCGTGACCTTTTGAACGGGGTTCCAAAAGAGATTGAACTGAACCAAGCCCATGTGGCCGAGGCGCTGTCTGAACCTGTGCAACAGATTTGCGAGGCGGTGATGAGCGCGCTTGAAGCGACACCACCAGATTTGGCGGCTGATATCGTAGATCGCGGGGTTATGCTGACAGGCGGCGGCGCGCTCTTGGGCGAATTGGATCTGGCGCTGCGTGAACAGACTGGCCTCGCCATTTCCGTTGCGGATGAAAGCCTCAACTGCGTGGCACTTGGCACGGGCAAGGCGCTTGAATATGAAAAGCAACTCCGCCACGCCATTGATTACGAGTCGTGA
- the mreC gene encoding rod shape-determining protein MreC, with translation MARDRHEENLANPTRRLLVVILIIILFGFILLWRIDNPRAERIRAAVVDRIVPNMEWAMAPVTGLARMVDDFQSYARLYEQNEQLRRELQQMRAWREAAIQLEQENARLLDLNRVQPDPSLTWISGIVLADSGSPFRRSVLLNVGARDGVEDGWAAMDGLGLVGRIAGLGERTARVLLLTDSNSRVPVLIQPSGQQALLTGDNSAAPLIDFIETPEDIAAGDRIVTSGADGLYPAGLLVGQVVVDPERDLRARLAADFGRLNFLRVMRNPDVVPLNDSDTLIGPPLPENEEIGDQIEADPVPETAAAQDTEGDGT, from the coding sequence ATGGCACGGGATAGACACGAGGAAAATCTCGCCAATCCAACACGCCGCCTTTTGGTGGTCATTCTGATCATCATCCTCTTTGGGTTCATTTTGCTGTGGCGCATTGACAACCCGCGCGCAGAACGCATCCGCGCAGCTGTGGTAGATCGCATCGTTCCAAACATGGAATGGGCCATGGCACCCGTTACTGGGCTTGCGCGGATGGTCGATGATTTCCAATCTTACGCGCGCCTCTACGAACAGAACGAACAGCTGCGCCGCGAGTTACAACAGATGCGCGCATGGCGCGAGGCGGCGATTCAGCTTGAACAAGAAAATGCCCGCCTCTTGGATTTGAACCGCGTTCAGCCCGACCCATCGCTGACTTGGATTTCAGGGATTGTTTTGGCTGATAGCGGATCGCCGTTCCGCCGCTCGGTTCTGCTGAATGTGGGCGCGCGCGATGGGGTGGAAGACGGATGGGCCGCCATGGACGGGCTTGGCTTGGTCGGACGGATCGCGGGCCTTGGGGAGCGCACGGCGCGCGTTTTATTGCTGACCGATAGCAACAGCCGCGTGCCAGTGTTGATCCAACCGTCTGGGCAGCAGGCCCTCCTGACAGGCGACAACAGCGCCGCCCCGCTTATTGATTTCATCGAAACCCCCGAAGACATCGCCGCAGGGGATCGTATCGTGACATCGGGCGCGGACGGATTATACCCTGCGGGGTTGTTGGTTGGCCAAGTGGTTGTTGACCCAGAACGCGACCTGCGCGCACGGCTTGCTGCTGATTTTGGTCGGCTGAATTTCCTGCGGGTCATGCGCAACCCCGATGTTGTGCCGCTCAATGACAGCGACACATTGATCGGCCCCCCCTTGCCAGAAAATGAGGAAATAGGGGATCAGATCGAAGCCGACCCCGTGCCAGAAACCGCCGCAGCACAAGACACGGAGGGGGATGGCACATGA
- a CDS encoding rod shape-determining protein MreD, protein MTDPLTLRIWIYRAYYLALCLFILLWQILPLGFDEGSLPSPDMITGLTLAWLLRHPNVVPLGAIAIVFLISDFLTHAPVGLGALLIVLATESLRKRQPQIENMTFLSEFGTVTAVILAVTLAERVLLTLLLADQPPFGEVVLHAIVTIAAYPALVVISKYLLGLDRLSAADPDNV, encoded by the coding sequence ATGACCGACCCTTTGACCCTCCGCATATGGATTTACCGCGCTTATTATCTGGCGCTCTGCCTGTTCATCCTTCTATGGCAAATCCTGCCCTTAGGTTTTGACGAAGGCAGTCTGCCAAGCCCTGACATGATCACGGGCCTAACCCTTGCTTGGTTGCTCAGGCATCCCAATGTTGTCCCGCTTGGGGCTATTGCCATCGTTTTCCTGATCTCAGACTTTTTGACCCATGCGCCTGTCGGCTTGGGTGCGCTGCTGATAGTCTTAGCCACCGAAAGTCTGCGCAAGCGCCAGCCGCAAATCGAAAACATGACATTTCTCAGCGAGTTCGGCACAGTAACCGCCGTGATCTTGGCTGTTACTTTGGCCGAGCGGGTGCTTTTGACATTGCTTTTGGCGGATCAGCCCCCCTTTGGTGAGGTGGTCTTGCACGCGATTGTGACCATCGCAGCCTACCCCGCGCTGGTTGTGATCTCGAAATATTTGCTCGGTTTGGATAGACTATCCGCCGCAGACCCAGACAATGTTTAA
- the mrdA gene encoding penicillin-binding protein 2: protein MARSQKRKNQDNNAQMSRRALVLGGLMSTTCLVLAGRMRYLQLERADDFRLLAEENRINLRLLPPARGVIYDRHGTVLADNSPNYRITMVREDAGDVDLVLSRLSRIVNIDRAKLDRARDEMMSRPPFVPVTIADRLSWEEFSLVSVNAPALPGITPDVGLSRDYPLGADFSHVVGYVGPVSDYYLETTGDTDPVLQIPDFQVGRYNVEARLEDVLRGRAGSKRVEVNAAGRVMRELDRSEAQPGADVQLTVDAYLQNYAEARLEGESAGAVVIDTQNGDILALASAPTYDPNLFVRGIPSSIWETLNTDPYRPLANKATQGLYPPGSTYKMVVALAALEAGLIDPSDTVFCGGSLQLGNRRFHCWKRDGHGHMDMVQSIAQSCDVYYYDLAQRVGIDAISAMAERLGCGVRHDVPLSGVATGIAPTMDWKLSNRGEPWVMGDTLNASIGQGFVLNSPLQLAVMTARLASGLNLNPRLIRSVDGVEPDYPAITPLDVNPANLAKIRDGMFEVSNGARGTASGSRTILQDYLIAGKTGTSQVRNITAAERAAGVIRNEDLPWERRDHALFVGYAPAHAPRYAIALIVEHGGGGSAAAAPLARDILLYAMFDDLPPLDAYPANQRAAVQERHAAMTLLPRRGSPDAPTSGTTGTSRA, encoded by the coding sequence ATGGCCCGCAGTCAGAAACGCAAAAACCAAGATAATAACGCGCAAATGTCCCGCCGCGCGTTGGTTTTGGGTGGGCTTATGAGCACCACCTGCCTCGTGCTGGCAGGGCGCATGCGCTATTTGCAACTTGAGCGGGCTGATGATTTTCGACTTTTGGCCGAAGAAAATCGGATCAACCTCCGTCTGTTGCCCCCTGCGCGTGGGGTGATCTATGACCGCCATGGAACAGTTCTGGCAGACAACTCGCCCAATTACCGCATCACGATGGTGCGCGAGGATGCGGGGGATGTGGATTTGGTGCTGTCGCGCTTAAGCCGCATTGTGAATATTGACCGCGCGAAACTAGATCGCGCACGTGACGAGATGATGTCCCGCCCGCCCTTCGTGCCTGTCACCATTGCAGATCGTCTATCATGGGAGGAGTTCTCTCTGGTTTCGGTCAATGCCCCCGCACTTCCAGGGATCACGCCTGATGTGGGATTGTCGCGGGACTACCCGCTTGGGGCAGATTTCTCTCACGTTGTGGGCTATGTGGGGCCTGTCTCGGACTATTATCTTGAGACAACAGGGGACACGGATCCCGTGCTGCAAATCCCAGATTTCCAAGTCGGGCGCTACAATGTCGAAGCGCGGCTTGAGGATGTCTTGCGCGGGCGCGCGGGCAGCAAGCGGGTCGAGGTGAACGCCGCAGGTCGCGTGATGCGCGAGCTTGACCGCAGTGAGGCCCAACCTGGTGCGGATGTGCAACTGACGGTTGATGCCTATCTCCAAAACTATGCCGAAGCGCGGCTTGAGGGCGAAAGCGCGGGCGCGGTGGTGATTGACACCCAAAATGGCGACATCCTCGCCTTGGCCTCAGCACCTACCTATGATCCGAACCTCTTTGTGCGCGGCATCCCATCGTCCATCTGGGAAACGCTGAACACCGACCCCTACCGCCCCTTGGCCAATAAAGCCACGCAAGGCCTCTACCCGCCCGGATCGACCTATAAAATGGTCGTGGCCTTGGCCGCGCTAGAGGCAGGGTTAATTGATCCGTCCGACACTGTGTTTTGTGGGGGATCCCTCCAGTTGGGCAATCGGCGTTTCCATTGCTGGAAGCGGGACGGCCATGGTCACATGGATATGGTGCAAAGCATCGCGCAAAGCTGTGACGTCTATTATTACGATCTTGCGCAACGCGTTGGCATTGATGCCATTTCCGCCATGGCCGAAAGGCTGGGCTGCGGCGTGCGCCATGATGTGCCCCTTTCAGGCGTGGCCACGGGCATTGCACCCACGATGGATTGGAAATTATCCAACCGTGGCGAGCCATGGGTGATGGGCGACACGCTCAACGCGTCAATCGGTCAGGGCTTTGTTCTTAACTCACCGTTGCAACTGGCTGTAATGACCGCGCGCCTTGCCTCTGGCCTAAACCTTAATCCGCGCCTTATTCGCAGCGTAGACGGGGTAGAACCTGATTACCCTGCCATCACGCCTTTGGATGTAAATCCTGCCAATCTGGCAAAAATTCGTGATGGGATGTTTGAAGTCTCGAATGGCGCGCGCGGCACGGCCTCGGGCAGCCGCACAATTTTGCAGGACTATTTGATTGCGGGAAAAACAGGCACAAGCCAAGTGCGCAATATCACCGCCGCCGAGCGGGCCGCAGGCGTGATCCGCAATGAAGACCTGCCGTGGGAGCGGCGCGATCATGCCCTTTTTGTGGGCTATGCCCCCGCCCATGCACCACGCTATGCCATTGCTCTGATTGTGGAACATGGCGGCGGTGGGTCGGCGGCAGCGGCGCCCCTTGCGCGCGACATTTTGCTTTATGCGATGTTTGATGATCTGCCCCCGCTTGACGCCTATCCGGCAAACCAGCGCGCGGCAGTGCAAGAGCGCCATGCCGCCATGACCCTTTTGCCGCGGCGCGGCAGTCCAGATGCCCCAACATCTGGCACCACAGGGACAAGCCGCGCATGA